The DNA region GAAGGCATAGCGGATGGCTATGCCTTTGACTCTATTCCGCTTTTCGCAACGCCGGGAACAACAGCACCTCACGGATGGAATGTTTGTTCGTGAAGACCATGGTCAACCGATCCACGCCCCATTGTTCGTCGACAATTTGGCGCGATTTTTCCTGCGCGGCTTTGGGCATCATGCCGAGCGAGTTGCCGTCGAAGTAGACCAGGCTTGGGTCGGGGATAAAGAATTGGTCGCGGAATGAGGCGAGCTTGTCCTGTGCGTCAAGTTGGAGGGCAAAATCGCGGGAGGCGGAGAAGGTGGTCATATCCCTATTTTACCTTTCCACTCACTTCTTAAACATGGAAATCGCAGACGGCAGAGGTCGGTCATTGATGAATGAAGAAAGCATCTCCGAAAAAAGGTCGGGGAATTGCAGATTCCAAACGTGACCCGCCGCTTTGACAATTCCGCCTTGTCCATGCGGGGAACTTCGAGCCAATTTGCGCGCCATATCTTTGGCTACAAAAGTTTCCTTTTCACCAGCGACAGCCAGGAAAGGTATCTTGACTTCGGAAAGAGGTTCGATCGCACCGTACGCATCCATCATACGGCTGAAACTTTCCACTGAAAATTTCTTAAAATCCTGCCCGAAATCATCCACAAAATGAAGCGGAATTCCAAACTGCATCACCACCAATCTCGCAAGCTGTTCCGGTCTGAGCAATTTGAACAACGGTTTGTTCAGGTTTTGCATTTTCACCAAGAATGGATTAAGCCTGCCGGATGTTCCGCTCAAAATAACCTTGTACAGCACATCGGGCACGCGAGTCAACATGGCTTGGGCAATTACGCCGCCAAATGACAATCCCACCACATGCGCCCGTTTGGCAGGGATTTTTTCCAAAATGAATCCGGCAACCTGACGGGCGGTATGATCCGCGCTTTCGAATTTCTCACCTGCGCTGTCTCCATGACCCGGCAGGTCGGGTGCAATACAGTAGTAATCGTTCTTCAACGTTTCGATCTGCGCCCGCCACATGCGGCTGCTTAATGGAGATCCGTGCAAGAACACAATGGCGGGGTTTTGCGGGTTTCCGTCTTCCAGAAAGAACATTTGATTCTCCAGAGTAAAAAAAGAAGGCATAGCGGATGGCTATGCCTCTGATTCTATTCTTCTTTCCTCAACGCCGGGAACAACAGCACCTCACGGATGGAATGTTTGTTCGTGAAGACCATGGTCAACCGATCCACGCCCATGCCAAAACCACCGCTGGGAGGCATGCCATAGCGCATGGCACGCAGATAATCCTCATCGAGCGGATGCTTCTCCTCGTCGTCCGCTTCGTAGTCACGCCCCATTTCGATGAAACGCTGTTCCTGGTCGAGCGGATCGTTCAACTCGGTGAAGGCGTTGCATAACTCAAATCCCGCCACATAGCCTTCGAAGCGTTCCACCGTGAGCGGGTCACCGGGCATGGATTTCGCCAGCGGCGAAATATCGCGCGGATAGTTATACAGGAAGGTCGGCTGGATGAGCGTCGGCTCCAAATATTCACTGAGCAGGAAATCGATCAACTTGCCACGTGTAGCTTTCGGGTCAGGCGCCGCTGACGGCTGTTTCTCTTTAATGGCTTTGAGCAACGCCTCGGCGGTTTTGTGCTCCGCGATGTCGATGCCGCTGGTTTCAAGGATGCCCTGCCGCATTTCGAGACGTTTCCACGGCGGTTTGAACTCCAGTTCATGCTCGCCGTATTTGACCCTGGTCGTGCCGAGCACCTGCTCGGCGGCATAAGCGACCATCTGCTCGGTGAGTTCCATCACCTGTAAATAATCCGCGTATGCCCAATAGAATTCGAGCTGCGTAAATTCAGGGTTGTGTTTGAACGACACACCCTCGTTGCGGAAGTCGCGTCCGATCTCGTAAACTTTTTCCAAATTGCCGACCAGCAAACGCTTAAGATACAACTCGAACGAGATACGCAGGTACATATCCTGATCGAGTTCGTTATGATGCGTCACGAACGGACGCGCCGCCGCGCCGCCATACAACGGCTGGAGGATGGGCGTTTCCACTTCGAGAAAGCCGTGGTCGTCGAGGAAGGTCCGCAGGGACTTGATGAGCGCGGCGCGCTTGCGGAACGTCTCGCGGACTTCGGGATTGACCGCCAGATCCGCGTAACGCTGGCGCGCGCGCAATTCGGGATCTTCGAGCGTGGCATAACGCACCACCGTGCCGTCTTCCTTGGTCACATCCTTGTCAGCGGGGAGAGGGGTGATGGATTTGGCGAGCAGTTTGAAGTCGTGGACGTGAAGCGAAACTTCCCCCGCCTTGGTGCGGAACATGACACCCGTCGCCTCGATGAAATCGCCGAGGTCGAACATGCGGTTGAAGAATTCCAAACGGTCTGCACCGACTTCGTTCACGCGGAAGAAAAGCTGGATCTTGCCGTCGCCGTCTTCGATGTGGGCGAAGGTCAACTTGCCTTTCGGACGCATCGAACGGAGTCGTCCCGCCAGTGTGGCGTTGACTTCCTTCGTTTCGTCGGCTTCGAATTCAGCAATGGCTTGTGCGCTGGTGTGCGTGCGCTTCGCGCGTGTGGGATACGCCTCCACGCCCTCGGCGCGGAGTTCCTCCAGTTTTTGCAAACGGACTTTTTCAAGGGAATTGTATTCTGCCATGTTCTTCCTTACTCCCTTCCCACTACTGGAGGGAAGGGCAGGGCTGGGGTGAAAAAATAAAAAGCCCCGCGCCAATGCAAATTGGACGCGGGGCAATGAGGCGCGTCCTGGTTCTAGCCGACCTTGAGGATCTTTACGTTGTACGTGCCGCCGGGGGTTTCGACTTTCACCGTCTCACCGACCTTGTGACCAAGGATGGCTTTGCCGATCGGCGATTCGTTGGAAATCTTGCCTTCGCGCGGATTGGCTTCCGCCGCGCCGACGATGACAAAGGTTTCCGCTTCGAAATTACCTTCCTTGATGGTGACCTTCGAGCCGACCTGAATGGCATCGGTCTTTTTGCCCTTGCCATTGGTCTCTTCGATGATCTGGGCGGTGGCGAGCAAAAGTTCAAGTTCCTGAATGCGCCCCTCAACAAAAGCCTGCTCATTCTTGGCGGCTTCGTATTCGGCATTCTCGATCAACTCACCACCCTCCATCGCTTCGTGCAAGCGTTCGGCAACTTCCAGCCGTTTGGTGGTACGCAAGTAATCCAGTTCCTCTTGTAACTTTTCAAAACCCTCTTTGGTAAGGAAATTGGTTGTCATGATACTGTCCTGCTCTAATGAATTTTGCATCTCTTAATAGAGATGCAAGTGATTAAAAATTTCCGGGGTTGGTTTCCGGAAAGCGCGCATACTATATCATGATTCAGGGTGGGATTCAAGTCCCAAAAGCATTGCAGAATTTGCCTAGACAGGGCTCCAAAAGCGGATTCCGCCCGATTCTGCCCAATATCGGCGGATTTTCTCTCGCATTTCCTCGGACGTCTCGAACAGGGCGGCGATCTGGGATTCGTAGGCTTCAACCGCCTCCTGCCAGGACCGGACACCTGCCTCGCTGACCCGTTCGACCGTTTCCTTCATCCCAGCCGTGTTCGGGGGCAGGTGTTCAGGCGAGTTGAACAGATAGGGAATATCAGCGGCGTAACGCAAGGGGCGACCGATCAACTCCGCGGCGCGGCGGGCGAGGATATGGTCCACGTGTTTGCCAATGCCGAATTGACAGATCAGTTCATCGTCCGGTTTGAGGCGGGCGGAGATGGTTTCTGCAATGCGGACGGGCAGATCCGCTTCGTCGGGGTGAGGCTCCACGAAGATGTCACCGTACAGCCACTTCCCATCTTTGCCTTGACGATAGATGCAATCGAGAAAGTCAAAATGGTGAATGGTCGCGCCGAGAATTTTTGCGGCGTTCGCGTCCTCCCGCCTTCTTCCACGAACGACCTCCTCCGCGGTGGTCATGCCCCACTGATAGTGAAGCACTTGCGCGAACGGTGAAAGTTCGGTGGTCGGCGGCACGCCGCACATGATCGTCCAGATCTCGACGGGGTTGCCTGCCCGGGTTTGGTCGTAGATCCAGCCGCCAGCGGAGAGCGCGGCGTCGTCAAGGTGGGGGGAAAGGTAGATCCAGCGCATGTCGCATTTTTACCATAAAACGGTAATGGACTTAAGAGACAGAAGCATTTACACTTGGACAACTGGAACTTTCGCATGAGAGAGCGACGCAAGCAGGAACGAAAAAATCTGATGGCATACACACAGGTTTTCGACCTGTATGGCGGCTTTTTGCTTGGCTATCTCGCAGACCTGACCCAGCACGGCGCCATGGTCATCAGCGAAGTTCCGCAGCGGCGGGATACAGAGATCACACTTGCCTTCGAAATTCCGGAACTGCCAAATGTCAGCACGTCCCGCATGACGCTGCCCGCGCGCGTGGTATGGTGCGAACATGACATCAGTCCGCAGTTCTTCAACGTGGGATTTGAATTCAAAGAAGTGTCGGACCAGCAAAAATCTTTGATCGAAACCATTATCAAGGAATATGAATTCCGGCGGGACACGCCAAAATAGACATCCATTTTAGGCGGCGATCCGGAAAGATATCGCCGCCTTTTATGTTAAACTTCGCCCATGCAAACCGCGAAGACGCTTTTCTTTACAGCGCCAAAACAAGTGGAGGTCCGCGAGACGCTTCTCCCCCCGCCGAAAGCGGATGAGGTGCTCGTGAAGACCATCTGCTCCGCTGTCAGCGCCGGGACGGAGATGCTGGTGTATCGCGGTCAGTTCCCGCAGTTGACCGATGCGCACGACGCGATCAGCAGTGAGTTGAAATATCCGCTGGCATATGGATACGCATGTGCGGGAAAAGTGGTGGAAATCGGGGAGAAAGTGGATAAAAAGTGGGAAAACCGGCTCGTATTTTGCTTTCAACCGCATACGTCCCATTTTGTTTCAAAAACCGATGCTTTATTTTCCATTCCACCATCCGTATCACCAGAAAATGCCTGTTTCCTGCCGAACATGGAAACGGCGGTAAATCTTGTCCAAGACGGCGCTCCCATTGTAGGCGAGCGCGTTTTGGTTCTGGGGCAGGGAGTGGTTGGTTTGCTGACCGCTTCGCTGTTGAGCGAGTTTCCGCTGGAGAGGCTGGTCACTACGGATCGATTCGAATTGAGGCGCGAGGCATCGGGTAAGATAAATAAAATCACGAGTCTCAATATTTCAGAGATTCAAGAACCCTCGTTTGCCTACGCGCAAAATAAATTCGACTTGACCTTTGAGTTGACCGGTTCCCCGTCCGCGTTGAACGATGCCATTAAACACACAGCCTTCAGCGGACGGATCATCATCGGTTCTTGGTATGGACAAAAACAGGCGGAGATCGACCTCGGCGGTTCATTTCACCGTTCGCGCATAAAATTGATCGCTTCGCAGGTCAGTACTATTTCGCCAGAGTTAAGCGGACGCTGGGACAAGGCTCGCAGGTTTGAGGTCGCGTGGGATGCGCTGGAAAGGATCCAGCCTGAGAAGTGGATCACGCATCGCTTTTCGATCGATGATGCGGAGAAGGCATATCAACTGCTGGATGAGAATCCGCAGGAGGCGATACAGATTTTAATTTCCTTATAAATTGGAGAAGGCATACATGTTTGTTGGTTTTTGGAAAAGGCTTCAAGCCTTTCTTTGGGATTATCTGATCATCCTCGGTTATATTGCGGTCCTGACCTTCGTTTTATGGCTGGCGCGCGCGCCGGAATGGCTGTTCACAAACCGCGTTGGAGCGCAGCTATCAGGCATTCTGACCTTAACTCTTCCTGTGACGCTGTATTTTTCCTTCTTTGAATCATCAATAAAACAAGCCACCTGGGGAAAATCCCGACTGGGATTGATGGTGGCGGACAAGGATGGACACCGCATCCAATTCGGGAGAGCATTTGCACGCGCCGCGCTTAAGTTCATTCCCTGGGAGATTGCGCATACGCTTATTTGGCAGGTCAATTATCTTCCTGAAACCGATCCTTTATGGATTAATACAGGATTCGCGCTGGTATATGTGCTGATCGGAATAAACATCGCCAGTCTTTTTATGACCAAGAAACGCCAAACGATCTATGATTTGATCACCGATACTTATATCCTTGACGCCAAACGAGCAATCACATGAAATTCAACCGCCTCACTCTCGATAATTGTCACACCGCCACGGGCATCGTCCTCATCATTGACGTTCTGCGCGCGTTCTCGACCGCGGCATATGCCTTCTCGCGCGGCGCGAAGGAAATCCGGCTTGTCAGCGGCGTGCAGGAAGCGCTTGACTTGAAATCTCAAATCCCCGGTGCAAAGGCGATGGGCGAAGTGGGCGGGCTGCCACCGGAAGGATTCGACTTCGGCAACTCCCCCACCCGCATTCTGGAGCACGACCTGACGGGTGTTACACTGGTTCAGCGCACAGGCGCAGGGACGCAGGGCGCGGTGCGCAGCGTCAATGCCGAGGTGATGCTGGCGACGAGTTTCGTCGTCGCACAGGCAACGATGGATTATGTTTTGCGGTTGAATCCCGGCGAAATCACCTTCGTCATCACGGGTGGGATGGGAAATGATGAAGATGTAGCCTGTGCCGACTTTTTGGAGAAACAGGTTACGGGTCAAGAAACAGAGGCGCAGGAATATATCCGCCGCGTATACGCTTCACGCGATGCACTCGAGCACATGCCCGACCATCCGCAGTTTCCAAAAGCCGATCTGGATTATTGCTCACGCATCGACGCCTTCGATTTCGCCATGCCGATCGTGCGCGAGAATGGGAATTTAATCATGAAACCATCAAGGAGCGATCATGTCATTTGAATTGACTCTGATCATAGCAGCGGGACTTCTGCTCATTAGTGTGCTTGTCAGCAAGATCTCAGACAGTTCCGGTATACCTGCGCTTTTACTTTTTCTCAGTTTGGGAATGCTGGCTGGGTCTGACGGACTTGGTCTGATCTATTTCGACGACCCGGAATTGGCTCAATTCATCGGCATCGTTGCGCTGAACCTGATCCTGTTCGCGGGCGGGTTAGATACCGACTGGAAGGATGTGCGCCCAATACTCAAGCATGGGGCTGCACTTTCCACCTTCGGCGTTTTTATCACTGCCCTAGTCGTGGGAATCACAGCGCAATATCTCTTGGGCATCACGCTGTTCCAGGGACTCTTACTGGGCGCCATTGTTTCCTCCACCGATGCGGCGGCGGTATTTTCGATCTTACGTTCAAAGAGTTTGGGGCTGAAAGGGAAACTGCGTCCGCTGCTCGAATTCGAATCGGGAAGCAACGATCCCATGGCGGTCTTTTTAACCATTGGCATGATCCAACTGATCACGCAACCCGAAGCACAGATCATCGATCTTTTCGGTTCATTCGTCTTGCAAATGGTGGTCGGCGCTCTATGCGGACTTCTTTTCGGCAAGCTCCTGGTCTTCCTTGCCAACCGTATCCAACTCGGCTTTGACGGCTTGTATCCCGTCCTGACCCTCTCGATCGTGTTCCTGACTTACAGCGCCACAACCATGTTATACGGAAATGGATTTCTCGCCGTCTACATTGCAGGGATCGTCGCCGGGCATCAGGATTTTTTGCACCGCCGCAGTGTCATTCGCTTTCACGACGGGATGGCATGGCTGATGCAGATCACCATGTTCCTTGCACTCGGACTGCTGGTCTTTCCTGCGGAAATCCCGCCGATCATCACTACGGGAATGCTGATCGCTGTCTCTTTGATCTTTCTCGCCCGCCCGATCAGCGTCTTCCTCATGCTCCTGCCGACAAAGTACACGATCAGAGAAAAACTTTTTATTTCCTGGGTGGGTCTGCGCGGCGCGGTTCCGGTCATTCTCGCAACATTTCCCCTCACCGCCGGAATTGAACAAGCGGATGTGATCTTCAATATCATCTTCTTCGTTGTATTGACATCCGCATTAATACAAGGCGCTTCCATCCCATATGTTGCCAAATGGTTGAAGGTGGATTTACCTGTAACAAAGAAACCTGTCTATCCGATAGAGTTTAACCCGGTCAGCGGATTTAAGAGCGAATTAAAGGAGTTGACCATCCCGCCAGCCTCTTACATGGAGGGGAAAACCATCGTGGAGTTGAATCTCCCGCAGGAATTTCTCATCATCCTGATCGCGCGTGAGAACGAATTCATCCTGCCCAGCGGCGGGATCACCCTTCAGGCAGGAGATACGCTGATCGTACTTTCGGACAGGGATTCGCTCGCTCTTGTCGAATTCAATATGAAAAAGTCAATACAAAAGAACAGCCGTTCATAAGGAGATGTCCATGTACACACTCGGAGTTCGGCGGGAATTCATCGCGCGTCACTTCCTGATCGGCGGGGATTGGGGTCCCGAAAATTTTCCCAACTCACATCACTACATTTTGGAATTGCAACTCGAAGGAGTTGATCTCGACCAGCATGGCTACCTCGTGGATATCGTGAACGTGGAAACACATCTCGATGATGTGGTCGGCTATTACAGGGAGCAAATGCTCAACGAAAAGCCCGAATTTGCGGGGCTGAACCCGTCCATTGAGCATTTCGCGCGGATCCTGGCAACGACCCTCAATGAAAAGATAACAGCAAAAAACATCACAGGCTTGAAAGTGGTCTTGTGGGAGAACGATTCCGCGTGGGCGGCATATCGGGTTGACCGTTAATGTCATGCTGAGGAGCTGCTCTTTGGCGACGAATCATCCCGCCTCAAAAGCTAGAGACTCTTCGCTTCGCTCAGAGTGACATTGGATATGAAAATTGGTCTGGTCATATACGGCTCGCTCGATACACTCAGCGGCGGGTACATGTACGACCGCAGGCTGGTGGACTATCTCCGCGCACAAGGCGATATGGTGGAGATCATCTCGCTTCCCTGGCGAAATTACGCATCCCACTTAATTGATAACTTCTCATTCAAATTACCCGCCAATCTTGACATACTCATTCAGGATGAACTCAATCATCCTTCGCTCATCACCGCGAATCGATATCCGCCCCCCTATCCCATCATCAGCCTGGTCCATCATTTGCGGTATTCCGAACTGCGCCCGAAGTGGCAGAATGCGTTCTACCGCATCATCGAAAAGAAATATCTACAAAGCGTGGATGGCTTCATCTTCAACTCGCAAACAACAAGAAATGTGGTTAATGGATTGACGAATCATGATAAGCCGTTCGTAGTTGCATATCCACCAACGGATAGGTTTGGGAATGCAATTTCGGAAAAGGAAATACAGCAAAGAAGTAAAAAGAAAGAATTACGAATCCTTTTTCTCGGCAATCTTATCGAACGCAAAGGGCTTCACACATTGCTCGAAGCCATCCGCAGTCTTCCACATTCCAATTTCCAGCTTGACATCGTTGGTTCATTAACATCCGAACCAAAATATGTAAAACAAATCCAGGAATTCATCACAAAGAATCATCTTTCCTCGTTCATCTTTCTTCATAGCTCACTCAACAACCAGCCGCTCATTGACAAACTAAAATCCGCCCATGTCCTCGTCGTGCCATCCTCCTATGAGGGCTTCGGGATTGTCTACCTCGAGGGGATGTGTTTCGGGCTTCCCGCCATCGGCACGACATCTGGCGCGGCGGGTGAGATCATCGAGGACGGCGTCACGGGATACCTGATCCAGCCGGGAGATGCTCAGGGATTGGCGAACAGGCTTGAGGTCCTGAATGAGAGGCGCGACCTTCTCGTCCAGATGAGTCTCGCGGCACGGAACCGCTATCTGCGTCAGCCAAAATGGGACGAGACCGCAAGTCAGATTCGGGAATTTCTGCGTTCGTTTTTGTGATGAACGGCTGAAACTTTGGGGGATATTATCCGTATAATAAAAACGATGATCTACACGTACCAAATCAATGGCATGCCCGTGCAAACGGGTGACATTATCTGCACGATGAACGGAAAACCCGACATTCTGCCCGGGGAGTTTTGGCGTTTGATCGGGCGGCTTGTGCCCGGCGACGTGGACCATGTTGCGATCTATGTCGGTCCTGATGGACGCTGTGTGGAAGCGGGCGCACGCGGCGTGATCTCGTTCGATGTGCCGCGCGGCGAATGGAATACGGAACTCATGGCGCGTCAACGCGGACTTTTGTTCGACACATTTTATGGAGTGGTTTCGCCGCTGGATGTTCTGGGCTTTTCAAGCGATGAAGAAATACACATGCGCACCGCCATCGCTTCCTACGCGCTTGCACAGATCGGCAAGCCATACAACCTTAACTTTTTGAACGCCGAGCGGGAGGACGCTTTTTATTGCAGTCAACTCGCCTACAAGGCGTATCAGCGCGTGGGCATCGATTTGAACACCGGGCTTGCAATGGAGCAATTGCCCGGCACGAACTACATCATTTATCCGCAGGAGATTTGGGAAGGCTTTTCTCACAGACAAAGCCGAATGCAGTTTGCCGTGGCGCCTGCATAAATCCCCCGCTCGGGGGGATTTTTTAATGTGATATATTCGCCCGTTATGAGACGCATCATCGGCATCCTGCTCATCGCCATCTCCGCCGCCTCGTTCGGGACACTCGCCATCTTCGGCAGGTTCGCCTACGCAGACGGCATGGACATTTTCACCGTCCTCTTTCTGCGATTCGGATTCTCCGCCGCGTTCATGACCGTGATCCTGCTCCTGCGCAAGGAACCTTTTCCACGCGGACAGATTCTCGCACAACTCGTCGGCATGGGCGCGCTGGGCTACGTCGGTCAATCGTTCTCGTACCTGACCGCCATCCAATACGCCTCGGCAGGACTGGTCGCGCTGCTGCTTTATCTCTATCCCATCTTCGTTGCGATTCTATCCACCATCTTCCTGCACGAAAAACTGACCCGCGTGAAGATCACCGCGCTGGTCATCGCGTTCATTGGAACTTTGCTCACCGTCGGTCCCGCCGGCGGACAACTCACCGGCATCTTGCTTGCCGTTGCCGCCGCACTGATCTACTCCATCTATATCATCGTCGGCACGAACGTGATGAAGCATGTGTCGGCGGTGCAATCTTCGACAGTCATCTTCGCTTCGGCTGGCGCAGTGTACGGACTGCTGACCTTCGTCAACGGCGCAACTTTTCCTGCCAGCAATGCAGGTTGGATGGCGGTTTTGGGTCTCGTGGTCGTCTCCACCATCATCCCCGTCGTCACCTTCCTGGCAGGCTTGGAGCGGATCGGTCCCACCAATGCGGCGATGCTCTCCACGCTGGAGCCTGTCGTCACGGTGCTGCTCGCAGCGTGGTTGTTTGGCGAAACCCTGCTCCCCATCGTCCTGCTCGGCGGCGGGTTGATCCTGGCGGCTGTTGTGATTTTGACACGGGCAGAATTGCAGTCAAAAGACATATCGGGGATATAATTATCCTGAAAGGTCACCAATTAAATCACCCACGATTTGGATGCAATACCAATCAAATCCATCTGTGGTTAAACAAAGGATTTTATGAACTTCGAACAATTTCAACTCGATTCCCGCCTGATGCAGGGAATCAAAAAGGCGGGCTACGATGTGGCAACGCCCATTCAGGAAGCCGCCATCCCCGCCGCCGTGCGCGGACGGGACATCATCGGCACGGCACAGACCGGCACCGGCAAGACCGCCGCCTTCGTCCTGCCGATCTTGAACAAACTTCTCAGCGGACAGCGCAACGTCTCACGTGCGCTGATCGTCACGCCGACGCGCGAACTGGCGGAGCAGATCAACGACGTGATCAAGACCCTGTCAGCGGGGACAAAGCTGAAGAGCGCAACCATCTACGGGGGAGTCGGAGCCGCGCCGCAGATCCAGGCATTGCGCAACGGCGCGGAAATCCTAGTCGCCTGCCCGGGGCGTCTGCTTGATCTCATCCAGCAGGGACATGCAAAAATGAACCGCATCGAGATCCTTGTTCTCGATGAAGCCGACCGCATGTTCGACATGGGCTTCCTGCCCGACGTGCGCCGCATTGTGAAAGCCGTGCCGGAGCAGCGGCAGACGATGTTGTTCTCCGCCACGTTCCCGCCAGATGTGGAACTGCTCGCGCAGCAGGCATTGAAGCAACCGCAAAAAATTGCGATGGGCATCGTCCGCCCCGCGTACACGGTGTCGCACGCGCTGTATCCCGTGCCGCCGCATTTGAAGTCCGCGTTGTTGATCGAACTGCTCAAACGCACCGACACGAATTCGGTGCTGGTATTCACGCGCACAAAATATCGCGCGCAGAAGGTGGCGCAACAGATTTTACGGGCAGGCTTCAAGGTCACAAGTTTGCACGGCGATCGAACACAGGGACAACGTCAGTCTGCGCTCAAGGGTTTCAAGTCTGGAGCGCACAGCATC from Anaerolineales bacterium includes:
- a CDS encoding potassium/proton antiporter, with protein sequence MSFELTLIIAAGLLLISVLVSKISDSSGIPALLLFLSLGMLAGSDGLGLIYFDDPELAQFIGIVALNLILFAGGLDTDWKDVRPILKHGAALSTFGVFITALVVGITAQYLLGITLFQGLLLGAIVSSTDAAAVFSILRSKSLGLKGKLRPLLEFESGSNDPMAVFLTIGMIQLITQPEAQIIDLFGSFVLQMVVGALCGLLFGKLLVFLANRIQLGFDGLYPVLTLSIVFLTYSATTMLYGNGFLAVYIAGIVAGHQDFLHRRSVIRFHDGMAWLMQITMFLALGLLVFPAEIPPIITTGMLIAVSLIFLARPISVFLMLLPTKYTIREKLFISWVGLRGAVPVILATFPLTAGIEQADVIFNIIFFVVLTSALIQGASIPYVAKWLKVDLPVTKKPVYPIEFNPVSGFKSELKELTIPPASYMEGKTIVELNLPQEFLIILIARENEFILPSGGITLQAGDTLIVLSDRDSLALVEFNMKKSIQKNSRS
- a CDS encoding alpha/beta fold hydrolase; this encodes MFFLEDGNPQNPAIVFLHGSPLSSRMWRAQIETLKNDYYCIAPDLPGHGDSAGEKFESADHTARQVAGFILEKIPAKRAHVVGLSFGGVIAQAMLTRVPDVLYKVILSGTSGRLNPFLVKMQNLNKPLFKLLRPEQLARLVVMQFGIPLHFVDDFGQDFKKFSVESFSRMMDAYGAIEPLSEVKIPFLAVAGEKETFVAKDMARKLARSSPHGQGGIVKAAGHVWNLQFPDLFSEMLSSFINDRPLPSAISMFKK
- a CDS encoding RDD family protein, whose amino-acid sequence is MFVGFWKRLQAFLWDYLIILGYIAVLTFVLWLARAPEWLFTNRVGAQLSGILTLTLPVTLYFSFFESSIKQATWGKSRLGLMVADKDGHRIQFGRAFARAALKFIPWEIAHTLIWQVNYLPETDPLWINTGFALVYVLIGINIASLFMTKKRQTIYDLITDTYILDAKRAIT
- a CDS encoding zinc-binding alcohol dehydrogenase, whose translation is MQTAKTLFFTAPKQVEVRETLLPPPKADEVLVKTICSAVSAGTEMLVYRGQFPQLTDAHDAISSELKYPLAYGYACAGKVVEIGEKVDKKWENRLVFCFQPHTSHFVSKTDALFSIPPSVSPENACFLPNMETAVNLVQDGAPIVGERVLVLGQGVVGLLTASLLSEFPLERLVTTDRFELRREASGKINKITSLNISEIQEPSFAYAQNKFDLTFELTGSPSALNDAIKHTAFSGRIIIGSWYGQKQAEIDLGGSFHRSRIKLIASQVSTISPELSGRWDKARRFEVAWDALERIQPEKWITHRFSIDDAEKAYQLLDENPQEAIQILISL
- a CDS encoding PIG-L family deacetylase; translation: MRWIYLSPHLDDAALSAGGWIYDQTRAGNPVEIWTIMCGVPPTTELSPFAQVLHYQWGMTTAEEVVRGRRREDANAAKILGATIHHFDFLDCIYRQGKDGKWLYGDIFVEPHPDEADLPVRIAETISARLKPDDELICQFGIGKHVDHILARRAAELIGRPLRYAADIPYLFNSPEHLPPNTAGMKETVERVSEAGVRSWQEAVEAYESQIAALFETSEEMREKIRRYWAESGGIRFWSPV
- the lysS gene encoding lysine--tRNA ligase, with the translated sequence MAEYNSLEKVRLQKLEELRAEGVEAYPTRAKRTHTSAQAIAEFEADETKEVNATLAGRLRSMRPKGKLTFAHIEDGDGKIQLFFRVNEVGADRLEFFNRMFDLGDFIEATGVMFRTKAGEVSLHVHDFKLLAKSITPLPADKDVTKEDGTVVRYATLEDPELRARQRYADLAVNPEVRETFRKRAALIKSLRTFLDDHGFLEVETPILQPLYGGAAARPFVTHHNELDQDMYLRISFELYLKRLLVGNLEKVYEIGRDFRNEGVSFKHNPEFTQLEFYWAYADYLQVMELTEQMVAYAAEQVLGTTRVKYGEHELEFKPPWKRLEMRQGILETSGIDIAEHKTAEALLKAIKEKQPSAAPDPKATRGKLIDFLLSEYLEPTLIQPTFLYNYPRDISPLAKSMPGDPLTVERFEGYVAGFELCNAFTELNDPLDQEQRFIEMGRDYEADDEEKHPLDEDYLRAMRYGMPPSGGFGMGVDRLTMVFTNKHSIREVLLFPALRKEE
- a CDS encoding 2-phosphosulfolactate phosphatase, whose amino-acid sequence is MKFNRLTLDNCHTATGIVLIIDVLRAFSTAAYAFSRGAKEIRLVSGVQEALDLKSQIPGAKAMGEVGGLPPEGFDFGNSPTRILEHDLTGVTLVQRTGAGTQGAVRSVNAEVMLATSFVVAQATMDYVLRLNPGEITFVITGGMGNDEDVACADFLEKQVTGQETEAQEYIRRVYASRDALEHMPDHPQFPKADLDYCSRIDAFDFAMPIVRENGNLIMKPSRSDHVI
- a CDS encoding PilZ domain-containing protein, whose translation is MRERRKQERKNLMAYTQVFDLYGGFLLGYLADLTQHGAMVISEVPQRRDTEITLAFEIPELPNVSTSRMTLPARVVWCEHDISPQFFNVGFEFKEVSDQQKSLIETIIKEYEFRRDTPK
- a CDS encoding glycosyltransferase family 4 protein produces the protein MKIGLVIYGSLDTLSGGYMYDRRLVDYLRAQGDMVEIISLPWRNYASHLIDNFSFKLPANLDILIQDELNHPSLITANRYPPPYPIISLVHHLRYSELRPKWQNAFYRIIEKKYLQSVDGFIFNSQTTRNVVNGLTNHDKPFVVAYPPTDRFGNAISEKEIQQRSKKKELRILFLGNLIERKGLHTLLEAIRSLPHSNFQLDIVGSLTSEPKYVKQIQEFITKNHLSSFIFLHSSLNNQPLIDKLKSAHVLVVPSSYEGFGIVYLEGMCFGLPAIGTTSGAAGEIIEDGVTGYLIQPGDAQGLANRLEVLNERRDLLVQMSLAARNRYLRQPKWDETASQIREFLRSFL
- a CDS encoding 6-carboxytetrahydropterin synthase, producing the protein MYTLGVRREFIARHFLIGGDWGPENFPNSHHYILELQLEGVDLDQHGYLVDIVNVETHLDDVVGYYREQMLNEKPEFAGLNPSIEHFARILATTLNEKITAKNITGLKVVLWENDSAWAAYRVDR
- the greA gene encoding transcription elongation factor GreA, whose amino-acid sequence is MTTNFLTKEGFEKLQEELDYLRTTKRLEVAERLHEAMEGGELIENAEYEAAKNEQAFVEGRIQELELLLATAQIIEETNGKGKKTDAIQVGSKVTIKEGNFEAETFVIVGAAEANPREGKISNESPIGKAILGHKVGETVKVETPGGTYNVKILKVG